Proteins encoded in a region of the Bacillus sp. T3 genome:
- a CDS encoding Gfo/Idh/MocA family oxidoreductase: MKIGIIGLGDIAKKAYLPVLSEKEGIELVLCTRNEETLNTLSKKYRIKEKVQTVDELISLGIDAAILSAATDAHYQIAETLLQNGINTYIDKPISMNFLETEKIVKLAKHSGKIAMVGFNRRFIPMVNELKQHGKANLILMQKNRFAAPDFVRRFVIDDFVHVVDTLRFLMDTEVKDVKIEFQKSGEKLNQLVIQLIGEGCLAIGIMNRNSGVTEETIEYHTGLDKYVVNSLVETTHYHNKKTSITKFGDWEPTLYKRGFYQITDYFIDCVQNNKMPSPSMEDSLITHEICERIVKYIDSEA, from the coding sequence ATGAAAATCGGAATCATTGGCTTAGGTGATATTGCAAAGAAAGCGTACTTGCCGGTCCTTTCGGAAAAAGAAGGAATTGAACTAGTGCTATGTACAAGGAATGAAGAAACGCTTAACACCCTTTCAAAAAAATATCGAATCAAGGAAAAAGTTCAGACTGTTGACGAACTGATCTCTTTAGGAATCGATGCTGCCATCCTAAGTGCTGCAACAGACGCGCATTATCAGATAGCAGAAACATTGTTACAAAACGGTATTAACACTTACATAGACAAACCAATCTCAATGAATTTTCTCGAAACTGAAAAAATCGTTAAACTAGCAAAACATAGTGGTAAAATTGCGATGGTTGGCTTCAATCGAAGATTTATTCCGATGGTGAATGAACTAAAACAGCATGGGAAAGCAAATCTCATCCTTATGCAAAAAAATCGGTTCGCAGCTCCAGACTTTGTTAGAAGATTTGTTATTGATGATTTTGTACACGTAGTGGATACACTGAGATTTTTAATGGATACAGAAGTTAAGGATGTTAAGATTGAGTTCCAAAAGTCTGGAGAAAAATTGAATCAATTAGTGATTCAACTCATCGGTGAAGGCTGTTTGGCTATCGGAATAATGAACCGAAATAGCGGTGTGACGGAAGAAACAATCGAGTATCACACTGGCCTCGATAAATATGTAGTAAACAGCTTAGTTGAAACAACACATTATCATAATAAAAAAACTAGCATCACGAAATTTGGGGACTGGGAACCAACTCTATATAAACGTGGATTCTATCAGATAACGGATTATTTCATTGATTGCGTCCAAAATAACAAAATGCCAAGTCCATCGATGGAGGATTCCCTTATCACACATGAAATATGTGAAAGAATCGTAAAGTATATAGATTCAGAAGCTTAA
- a CDS encoding VOC family protein — protein sequence MITNLGQVMVYVQNQEETAKFWTEKFGFHVISEQELGEGIKAIELAPSPNAETSIVLHNKEFVASMNPDMNLNTPSLMFVTDNLDQLYEDYKSKDVTVGDIVHLPGARVFNFADNEQNYFAVMEKEK from the coding sequence ATGATTACAAATTTGGGTCAGGTTATGGTGTATGTCCAAAATCAAGAAGAGACAGCGAAATTTTGGACAGAAAAATTTGGGTTTCACGTGATTTCTGAACAAGAACTCGGAGAAGGAATAAAAGCAATCGAATTGGCTCCTTCACCTAATGCAGAAACGAGCATTGTCCTCCACAATAAGGAATTCGTTGCCAGCATGAACCCAGATATGAATCTTAATACTCCTTCGTTAATGTTTGTCACTGATAATCTCGACCAACTATATGAAGATTACAAAAGTAAAGATGTAACAGTTGGCGATATTGTCCATCTTCCAGGTGCCAGAGTTTTTAACTTTGCTGATAATGAACAAAATTATTTCGCCGTGATGGAAAAAGAGAAATAA
- a CDS encoding LysR family transcriptional regulator: MEIKWIQTFVIAAKYENFRKAADELFLTQPAVTKHIKRLEESIDTLLFERIGTKISLTAAGREFLMFASELVSTYEKGMQNFESWKQGFNRKLIIATAPQIASSFLPSLLRTFTKGNPGIEVIINVLKSYEIGEEVSAGRADIGLTRIRPVQLSLKCELVHEEPVLFVGPHHSEDEESVTEEQILQKYRLITDNHPDYWERLLAQVKKHYPLVKTMTVNQVEVSKRFIEEGLGVSFLPVSMVQEDIVAHRLIDLNPEKIIPPTSSTYILSKIETEEAKAFIQYIKEAITML, from the coding sequence ATGGAAATCAAATGGATCCAGACGTTCGTCATTGCCGCAAAATATGAAAACTTTCGGAAAGCAGCAGATGAATTGTTTCTAACTCAACCTGCCGTTACGAAGCATATTAAAAGACTAGAAGAGAGCATCGATACATTATTATTTGAAAGAATCGGGACAAAGATATCACTAACTGCTGCGGGTCGTGAATTTCTAATGTTTGCGAGCGAGCTAGTTTCCACATATGAGAAAGGAATGCAAAATTTTGAATCGTGGAAGCAAGGGTTCAACCGAAAACTGATCATTGCGACGGCTCCTCAAATCGCTTCGTCGTTTCTTCCTTCGTTATTGCGGACTTTTACAAAGGGAAATCCTGGGATCGAAGTGATTATCAATGTGCTGAAATCCTATGAAATTGGGGAGGAAGTTAGCGCTGGACGAGCAGATATTGGGTTAACCCGAATTAGACCTGTTCAACTAAGTTTGAAATGCGAGCTTGTACACGAGGAGCCCGTTTTATTTGTGGGACCCCATCATTCAGAGGATGAAGAGAGTGTAACCGAGGAGCAAATTTTGCAGAAATATCGATTGATTACGGATAATCATCCTGACTATTGGGAGCGGTTACTAGCTCAAGTCAAAAAGCACTACCCATTGGTCAAAACGATGACCGTAAATCAGGTAGAGGTATCGAAACGATTCATCGAAGAGGGTCTAGGTGTTTCCTTTTTGCCTGTTTCGATGGTGCAAGAGGATATAGTGGCACACAGATTAATAGATTTAAATCCAGAAAAAATCATTCCTCCAACATCATCAACCTATATCCTATCTAAAATAGAAACAGAAGAAGCCAAGGCCTTTATCCAATATATAAAAGAAGCCATAACAATGCTCTAA
- a CDS encoding class I SAM-dependent methyltransferase: MTQIQSRAFIAEKFNHHANQYDEQRRKLIPCFDHFYSIPISLINSKTSTPAVLDVGAGTGLFSSYILEKYPNAYMTLIDLSENMLEIAKQRFSTLSDVNYIVDDYTTHPFQQKFDIIVSSLSIHHLTDMEKKDFYRQAYSMLNDGGVFINADQVLGQTEFLEELYKKDWSIKIENSGLTQEQVTAAYERTKLDKMSTLADQLYWLMDSGFQDVDCVYKYFNFVVMFARK; this comes from the coding sequence ATGACACAAATTCAATCAAGAGCATTTATTGCCGAGAAATTCAATCATCACGCCAATCAATATGATGAACAAAGAAGGAAGTTGATTCCATGCTTTGATCATTTTTACTCAATTCCCATTTCCCTTATAAACTCAAAAACTTCAACACCAGCTGTTTTAGATGTTGGAGCAGGTACTGGTTTATTTTCATCCTACATTCTAGAAAAATATCCAAATGCCTACATGACCCTAATTGATCTATCAGAAAATATGCTTGAAATCGCAAAACAGCGTTTCTCCACTTTGTCAGATGTGAATTATATTGTGGATGATTATACAACACATCCATTTCAACAAAAGTTTGATATCATCGTCTCCTCTTTGTCGATCCACCACTTAACTGATATGGAAAAGAAAGATTTTTATCGGCAGGCTTATTCAATGCTTAATGACGGCGGAGTTTTTATCAATGCGGACCAAGTATTAGGACAAACTGAATTTCTTGAAGAGCTTTATAAAAAGGATTGGAGCATTAAGATTGAAAACAGTGGTCTAACTCAGGAACAAGTAACTGCAGCCTATGAACGAACTAAGCTAGACAAAATGTCCACATTAGCAGACCAATTATACTGGTTAATGGATAGTGGATTTCAGGATGTCGATTGTGTTTATAAGTATTTTAACTTTGTAGTGATGTTTGCGAGGAAATAA
- a CDS encoding AraC family transcriptional regulator: MQIKNFAIDQSLKELTEHRTVVLPLACYETTINQNVHGYIPLHWHDEIQFVFVIKGEALFQINEEKCVVQEGDGLFLNSGCLHMAEDYNESDCTYICLNVTPHFVLSQELYNTYVYPYIQATNQPYVYLNSKDTWGRNILDLIFKIYQLIMEKYPLYELDVTVQLASIWKSLIIHGFKLEYAQTEIAKSQRMKEMLHWIHLHYHEKITLGDIAQAGQLSRSECCRYFKRMLKETPMNYVTNHRIHQSLILLQQETSNVTEVAYEVGFNSTSYFIDQFRKIMNMTPLAYKKSKR, encoded by the coding sequence TTGCAAATAAAAAACTTCGCTATCGATCAGAGCTTAAAGGAGCTAACGGAGCATCGTACTGTTGTATTACCGCTTGCATGCTATGAAACAACCATAAATCAAAATGTTCATGGTTATATCCCGCTTCATTGGCATGATGAAATTCAATTTGTCTTCGTGATCAAAGGGGAAGCACTGTTTCAAATTAATGAGGAAAAGTGTGTAGTCCAAGAAGGTGATGGCTTATTTTTGAATAGTGGATGTTTGCACATGGCAGAAGATTACAACGAATCGGATTGCACCTATATTTGTTTAAATGTTACTCCGCACTTTGTTTTATCTCAGGAGCTATATAACACTTATGTCTATCCCTATATTCAAGCTACCAATCAACCATATGTCTATTTAAATTCAAAAGACACATGGGGAAGAAACATTTTAGACTTAATTTTTAAAATCTATCAATTAATTATGGAAAAATACCCATTGTATGAGCTTGATGTCACGGTCCAGCTTGCGTCTATCTGGAAAAGCCTGATTATTCATGGCTTTAAACTCGAATACGCCCAAACAGAAATTGCTAAAAGTCAACGCATGAAGGAAATGCTCCACTGGATTCATCTACACTATCATGAAAAAATTACGTTGGGGGATATTGCACAAGCCGGCCAATTGAGTCGTTCTGAGTGCTGTCGATATTTTAAACGGATGTTAAAAGAAACCCCGATGAACTATGTTACGAACCATCGTATCCATCAAAGCCTTATTCTCTTGCAGCAAGAAACATCCAATGTGACCGAGGTTGCCTATGAGGTTGGATTTAATAGTACGAGCTATTTTATTGATCAATTTCGGAAAATCATGAATATGACACCTTTGGCTTATAAGAAAAGTAAAAGGTGA
- a CDS encoding EamA family transporter: MKTHNRKTGFILVITGAIFWGVGGTTAQKLFQQFGIEVNWLVTTRLLVAGMLLLMVQYFKKDRSQILGIWKKKKTALQLLTFGLLGMLAVQYTYMASIKHGNAAVATLLQYLAPVMIILYQFLRKQSLFTRQDFFTVSLALSGSFFLLTNGSFDDFSVSTPAIVWGLLSGLALAFYTLNAIPLLKQFDSLVVVGWAMILGGSALSFVHPIWRIEITHLPLEALLYLIFIVLFGTMLAFWFYIESLQSLLPKETSLLGSLEPLAAVLTTVIWLKEPFGMYQWLGTICIIGMIFLLALGKRKI, translated from the coding sequence ATGAAAACACATAATCGAAAAACAGGATTTATTCTCGTTATTACAGGTGCCATCTTTTGGGGTGTTGGCGGCACAACTGCCCAAAAGCTCTTCCAACAATTTGGAATCGAGGTAAACTGGCTCGTAACAACGAGATTGTTGGTAGCTGGAATGTTGCTTTTAATGGTGCAGTACTTCAAAAAGGACCGCTCACAAATTCTTGGAATATGGAAAAAGAAAAAAACAGCCTTGCAGCTGTTAACTTTCGGATTGTTGGGTATGTTAGCTGTGCAATACACATACATGGCATCGATCAAACACGGGAACGCAGCGGTTGCGACTTTATTGCAATATTTGGCACCCGTGATGATTATCCTTTATCAATTTTTACGAAAGCAATCGCTGTTCACGCGTCAAGATTTTTTCACCGTTTCCTTAGCTTTGTCTGGAAGTTTTTTCTTATTAACAAACGGCTCCTTTGATGATTTTTCGGTTTCAACCCCTGCCATTGTTTGGGGACTACTTTCAGGTCTGGCACTTGCTTTTTATACATTAAATGCTATTCCATTATTAAAACAATTCGATTCACTTGTCGTCGTCGGCTGGGCGATGATTTTGGGTGGATCTGCACTAAGTTTTGTTCACCCAATTTGGCGAATAGAAATAACACATCTTCCGCTTGAAGCCCTTCTTTATTTGATTTTCATCGTCCTATTTGGAACGATGCTGGCATTTTGGTTTTATATCGAAAGCCTGCAAAGCCTCTTACCAAAAGAAACGAGTCTTCTCGGAAGCCTTGAGCCACTCGCGGCTGTCCTCACCACCGTTATTTGGTTAAAGGAACCGTTTGGAATGTACCAATGGCTTGGAACAATCTGCATTATCGGTATGATTTTTTTATTAGCCTTAGGAAAAAGAAAAATATAG